The Erigeron canadensis isolate Cc75 chromosome 1, C_canadensis_v1, whole genome shotgun sequence genome segment tGATGCAGTGCGGATGTTTAGGCCATTCTAATAGAATGTATAAGATGTCGATGGGTTGCATTATGGATCTTCCGTTGGAAAAGATTTGCATTACGGATTCTAGTAAAAGGGGCAGGGTTTCGTTTATCAGTAGACAAATTACTGAGTATAGGAACTTTGTATCTCCACAAACTACTAACCAGATCACTTGTATTGAGTTTAGGGCGAGAACTTGTTACCTCCCATCGTTGGAATTGCCAACTTCACGGTATGTGATGAAAGAGGTAACTCTAATTTTACTAGAGAGAAAGGATATCTTTATAAACAATATTGTTGATGAGGAGAATGATTGAGAAAACAAAGAAGCAGCTGCCTATACCGAAGCCATGGTTGAGATTTTCAAGAAGCATAGCAGCTTATAAGAAATTATATGATAAATGTTAATTAATTGCTTAGAAAtcctatatatttttgatatataataataacaagatgaACCTAGTTATTACTCCAAATTACATTCAAAATGGTGAGATAATACATCTTATTAACAtcttttgatatgttttgtgTCCTTTGCTTGTTAGCTTAAAAAATTCactgaaaaaaacaaaaaaaaaacaatagagACCTATTGTTTGATACATAGAGACCCGATCTTTATGACTAGTGGTTTTTCACATTACTTTTTATAGAGAACagttatttatatacaaaccggTCTTTGttctaattttttatatatataaaaaacatgaatTGCATTTTGGTTCCTGTGTTATCATACCAATTGCAAGTTTCATAGTGTTCGTGGTCCCTCATACCAGTTGCATCCTTGGTCAAAAACTAACTGACCCGTTTATTTTTCTCCATTTGTGTGACTATGTGCAACTGTGCAAGACATGTGAGTGGtaattatttctatttaaatGGACTAGTATATGTTAAAAGGTTGAAGAAATCTACAGTTTTACACTTAAGAGGCCCAACACAATTATCTGGGTTGCAGACCCTCTTCAGTAGAATTCTCAGAATTTTGCAGTATTTGATATCGCATTTAACCAGATCATAGTTACAGGATTCGTTGAACACCCCGCGAATTCCGTTCTTGGTTCGTCGATCCGGATCGCGATACGATTCGCGATCCAAACTCAAAAAACGCCGAATTGGTAGTGGGTGATTCGACGACCCCAAATGGGTGTGGTTCAACAAATTCAACAGGAAAAATTCGTGTTCTGGAAAAATTGGGTTCCGGTGAATTATGTTTGGtaactattttaatttaattagtagTTAAATATTCCAATTATCAGAGTAATAGATTAAATGCTTGTCTAATGAGGAGCAAAACTCTTCCTGTTTTCTGATTCTGTCTTTAAAAAAGGATTGAGTAATTTTTAACTATTTGTTCTATTGTAGGTAGTTGTTTTAAAATGTTAAGTTTTAAGACCTGTACTTCTGTTTCTGAAGTAGTGAAAATGTTTGGActttaaaaaattcaatattCGAATCTActattgtatttttaaattggggTCACTTAACCGAAATGAAGCGAAATGAGACTACCCCTCACGAACCGGATTCGTGGGACCTCGCGAATTGCGATCCCGTATCGCGAACCCGAACCGGAGCGAACCGCGAATCAGGTGACATTGAACCAGATCATAATACACATAGTCAGCTAGCAACCAATATGAATAAATTTGGATTTCTGCCATTTTCATGTCTGCAATTATTAGGAACCAGCCTTAAACAAAACCATACCTGTGTATATATAGACAGAGTTTGCATTGCAAGCCGAGAGCATAAATGTATCTCATTTGTAGTTGATGCTCTCACAGTCGTACATGTACATATCAATAAAGTTGAATAGGGCCCAAGTGACAACATGTAGCCTTTGATCAACAGCTAATATTAGGGTGTGCACGAACCAGACTGGAAACCAAACTGATTTTAAACTCCTCCAGTGATAGTTGGTTCTGATTCAGAACCAGTTTGAACCCAAGTCTAGATTTTGAAACTACTCATGTAACACGTCTCTTGTCTAGTCTCATACCTTAAACATCACTCCTTCACAAAACTAATCCCTGAGACTTAAATATACTAACCTAAGAGGTGTTAAAAAGACCAAGCAATGGTTTGCATGTATTGTAATGTAAAGCCCtaaaatatgaaatgatatCTTCTAAGACAGACGGCACAGGAAAACATAACTATTGATGAAACATATTGAGCATAACAAGTTTACACTATACAAAAGCTCCTAAATAATTCTATACAACGGTGGAACTACTCTTTTCGTCtattatatgaaaattgaaaattttctcTGCTTTGAAACTTTGACTTAAAAAAGTACCAAACTACTCAATAGATCAACTGATGATGTAAACTAAGCTGATGATGTAAAATGATCTGAGTATAAAAATGCAGGTAAAAAGGGCCTGAATAATGGTAAGTAGTGAGTTGAGTATTAGTTATTAGCTTCGTTTGCTTCCCCGGAAAGTGAATATATGTGTGCCAGAAAATAAAAACCACCTAAAAGAAAGCCAACTACTGAGCAACTAATGTGAATGCCATCATCTATTTGCTAgacaaagataaataaaatcACAAGCAATTCAAAAACTACACATTTCCCTGACCACAGACTCAAGGAAAAACACAGCAACATCAACTAGGTTTGCTAAGAGTTGAGGTTTTGCATCTGGATTTGTAGTCAAGTCACTGTTTAATCTAAAGCTAATATTTCCAAAAGATGAAGTAACTTTGTACTGATTTAATCACTATTGTGCATATTATCCTATATGCAATGCATTAAAAATGGaataaaaatgctaaaaaaaagtaCCTTGACTCTTCCCTGTTCATGCATAGGTTCTTACCATTCATCAGAAAGTGATCCCGTTTGGGAACTATACGTATCCATTGCTGTGGGAAACAATCTGTGGTTCATCTTCCAGTCTAGGGGAATAACAATAATATGCAATAGACAGcaagatttcatcaaattgaagTGATATAGTAGGAACCTCTAAGCCCTTGGCATTGTATATAGATGAAAGCATTTACCCAGTAAGCAACAGCATCCTGAGGACATGTATATATCTTGTTCGTATTAAGCACACTACAAACCCAAGAGGTGTTACAAAGATCAAACAACGGTTTGCATGTATTACAATGTAAAGCCCTAAATTATGAAATAATGTATTTTTCCTTAAAGAGACCACACAGGAAAAAGTAACAATCGAAGAAACAGATTGAGCATAACTAATGGGTCAAAGGTAACCCAAAGTTCATTTACACTATATATAGAAGCTCCTaaacaattttataaatatgtagaATTCTATCATTACTCTTTTCGTCTATCATATGAAAACTGAAAAATTTCTTTGCTTTGAAACTTTGACTTAAAAAGTACCAATTTACTCAATAGATCAACTAAAGATGTAAACTGATCTGAGCATAGATATGAAAGTAAAAAGGGACTGAAGAATGGTAAGTGGTAAGTTGAGTATTGGTGATTAGCTTCTATTAACACTCCGAAAAATGAGCATAAATGTATGCGAGGAAATAAAAACCACCTAAAAGTATAGCCAACTACTGAACAACTAATGTGAATGCCATCATCTATTTGCTAAACAAAGATGAATAGAATCATGAGCCATTTAAAAGACTACACATTTCCCTACTAAATAATCAAAAACGAACAAACATAGCAACATCAACTAGGTCTGCTACGAATAGAGTTTTGCATCTGGATTTGTACTCAAGTAACTGCTTAATCTCAAGTTAATATTTCCAAAAGATGAAGTAACTTTGTACCAATTTAACCAATATTGTTGTGCATATTATCCTATACGCAATGCATTATAAATGGAGTAAAAATGCTAAACAAAGTACCTCGATTCTACCTTTTCATGCATAAGTTCTTACCATTCATCAGACATTGATCTCTGTTCATGCATAAGTTCTTATCATTAAAAATGGATGAATCACTGTCTGCGGTTCATCTTTCAGTCTAGGAGATTAACAATAATACGCAATAGACGGGTTTTATATATAAGGCAGCAAGATTTCATCAAAGTAAAGTAATATAATAGGAACCTAAAAGCCCTTGGCATTGTATATAGACGAAATCATTTACCCAGTTAGCAACATCCTGAATTCCTGATGACATGTATATCTCTTTTTCACTCAAAAATAGAAacaatatcaccaacatataaCGGACACTGAACATACTTTCTTAAGTATTTATACCCCAAAAACTTGTTTTAATGCAAGTAAAATCATCAAATCAACAGTGGACTTGACAAGTGTTATATAGCCCAGGAGTATGACAATTAGACCTTGTAGATGATTCAGACCTAGTTCATGGTTTGCAATGGAAGTAACGCGTTTCACTCCaagttatttaatatttttgggTAAATGTACTGAGAGAACCAGAGTTTCTACCCATGGTCTTCTAAACAGAGATTATAAAAtaagtgaaaaaatatatactacatAAAAGTGGATAACAGGAAGAACCAGATGAATATTTATTAGCCATCATGACAATCATCCAAGAAATCAAATTCTTAAGTATAAAAATGTAACTTAAACATTCGTTTCGTTTCTCACCAATTCATTCATAATATTGTTTTTCACTCTACCACTCTAAACAAGAAACCATAGaccaaaaatcattaaaaaaaatggtcaaaTATTATTCCaccaaaaaccaaatacaaAAGCTTACCCCCATCATCTCGACAATTTCTTAAAGATGCAATAGATACTCCTATGTGGATATACTGCTAACAAGCCTAGCACCAACTCTATCCAACTTCTGAACCATAGCCGAAGCTTTCAAATTCCCGTGTTTCATAAAAGCTTCAGCCATCCTTTCCCCGATCTCTCTCCCCTTTTCCTCATCATCCGTAACTGCCACAGCAGTTGGTCCAGCTCCACTTATTGTACACCCAAATGCCCCCGCCTCTAATGCAGCCTTTTTCACGCCATCCATACCAGGAATTAAAGGCGCCCTTCTCGGCTCCACTATCTTATCAGACGACAACGCCTTTCCTAATCCAACCAAATCCCCTTGCAACACAGCCGCCACCAACGCCCCGGCTTGACTACTATTCCATATATGATCCTTCATCGTTATCTCACCCGGCAATGCAGCTCTCATCTTTTTAGTAGGTGCTTCAAACTCAGGATTCAccaacacaaaacacaaattcTTGTCACTCGGAAACTTCAACCTAACGAATTCTAACGGGTCATAACTCCTAACTAAAACAAACCCACCCATTATGGCAGGCGCAATATTATCCGCGTGATACCCAGAAACTTTTGCTTCCGATTCAAGTCCAGCCAGGACTAAATCCGAAAAACCCAACTTCCCACCGAAAAGCTCGTTTACAGCAACGGCCGCGGCTGCAGCGCTCGCAGCGCTGGAGCCGAGGCCGCTGCCAAGAGGGAGACCCTTTTCGAGTGACAACGACAGACCCACAGACTTAACATTAAGCATTTTCATAACAGAAATAGCAGCTATACCAGCACAATTCCATAAAGGGTTTTTACTTAACTTTTTAGAAGAGTTACCTGAGCCTGAAATATCGGAGATAGAGATATCACCAGGGTTGACATTTGGGTCAACTTTGAGAGTGACGTAGTCTCCGATTCCGTCAACGGCACAGCCAAGAAAGTCAAAGCCCGGACCCAGATTGGCTACTGTGGCAGGGGCGAAAGATTTGACTGATGTGTAAATGGGTTCGGGCTCATGATTTGAAGATAATGAAAGATTTATTCGAAATGAAGAGGGGAAATGAAGGTGGGAAAGATTGGTAGTTTTTGGAGATGAAAaacaagaagatgatgatgaagaagaagaagggattGTGAGGAATGAATGTTGATGGGAAATCGCCATTGGAAGAGAGTGTGAATGGCGGCGGTGATTATGGATGAAGTAGCAGTGGTTGGATTGCTGGTGTGGTGCAGCAAAGGGACTAAAAAGAAAAGGtaggtaaatttttttttttttgtaagtctCGGTTTAGAATACGAAGGGTCAAAGggagtatttttttattttattttttatttagtaGTCCAtcacaaaatcaaaattagCCGTTAAATTTGTTGCTATACTAAATACGAGTGTTATTTTTATACCATTAAGCATAGGGCTATAAACGAACCGAACGAACACAAACGGGACTTTGTTTATGTTCGTTGAACGGTTCACGAACACAATCGAACGGACActaaaaatgaacaaaatatttataaattaagtatttttatttaaacttttttcttaaataactatgtattaataatatatattatataaaagaaatatttaaatttaaactattttttatagtaCAGTtgattgtgtatgtatatatatatatatatgtaaacgaTCATAACGAACTATTCTTCACGAACAAACTATCGAACGCTCATAAACGTAAATAAACGAACGAGAGCTTTTGTTCGtttatttaactaaacgaatGAACACGAACAAACTTTCCGCTCAACAGTTCATGAACTGTTATGTGAATTATTCGGTTTATTTAAAGCCCTAAATAAAGGGTCAAAAGGATAGAATTTGGGCCATTGGgctaaacttttaattttattttaggtGTAAGCAAAAAGCTATACTAACCTGTTTGCATTATAAGATTCTTCTATTTGTAGccttataaatttattaattaataacatatatatataagaattttcAACTGTTATGTATATCACTTTTCCACGCCTAATCTATAATTTTAAGGGAGCTATGAAGAGCAAGCTTATGTATAGACTAAATTACATCCCGTATAATCCAAAGTGCAGCTTTATGAGACTATTCGAAACCAGTTAATTTCTGAACCATCTCTTATCCCCATatgatttgtttatttttttcataaccATTTCTCCGCAAAAGTATACGCATAAACCATTCTTACATATGTAAAATAGTGTAATATCCTAAATCTTTTTTGATTTACCATTAGTCTTCGTTAATTGTTGTGTATCTAATATatgattatacatatttaatgtGCTTAGgccccgtttttttttttacttaatagacttaataattaagaacatAATGCATccagtcaaatttcatgttctttttttgacttaataaacaaaaataaccatcaattacctattttttacttaatatattcagacattatttatacattcagttacttaatataatatattcagcacttaataacaaaaaaaaaaaaaaacggccCCTTAATGTGAAACGTGTTTTATGATAGATACGATGGTTAAAGTGACTAATAAGATGACTAATAATGATGATATGTGTTTCAGTTATAGTTTAAGTAAAGATAAGTGTTTTCGTAAGTGTTAGATAGGCAATAAGTGCAAGATAGATAGTTCAAAGGCCTAGATATCAAGTTTTGAAAGTGAGTCCAAACGTAGGGCTATATTACGGGACTTATATCCgccataataaaattttattcattataaacTCTCCTCTCAAAAACCTTTCCTCCTTCATATCTATTAGTTTTTAATCCTACAATTGTTAATATACTTGATATTCAATTCTTTGATCAATGGATGGGAAGCTTATATGAATTTGTCTAGTCAATTCAGGCCATAAACGCTGGGATTGAGTGATGAGGCtttatgattgattaataaggTTTTCGGTATAAAAATCGGtgaagtatttgatttatttgCTTTCCGGATCAATTGGTGGCATGAATGGCATCAAGTCAATGCTTTTTATGGCACAACTATATGAGAATTTTTTATTCAGCTACAAGTTCTTTTTATAAATGTAAtccatttttatctttaaattttctgtctttgaaataccacAAATACTTTTCTTCTTCGTTCACTAATAAAACATCtgcatctaatatacctataatacccttaattaaataatttacagtatagattttcaacacttaaaataactataataccacctttaacatAGACTACTTTTAtattcaccaccatcgtcgcccCCATCACCGTCACGACTGCCATCCCCACTGCTGCctccaccaccgtcaccaccaccacctccgccacattgcgcgggcCAAAATCTAATACTAATAAATGAGGGTTGAACATGTATATAGTATGAACTATATAGTGATATCAACAAAAGATTAGATGTATACAATTTATACAAATGCGATCCCGATCCAAGCAATTCCGAATCCAAAAACCTTGTTTCCGATCTcagatgtgtgtgtttttagtgtGTATTTCcgagtgtgtgtatgtgtgtgctCGGTGTGTGTTTTTcagttgacattttgtttttcaaaatctGGGTTTGTATTTGAGTTTGGAAGTAGATAAGAACTGATCATGGTAAAATGACAAATCTGCCCCCACTTAACGAACCTAATAGACGGCTGTTAGTCAcagagtgaaaagtgaaaagatTGACCAACTTCAGGGTTTTTTTGTAACTAATTCAGTTAAGGGTAATAAATGAAAATCCTGCCAACTTAAGGGACCaaatatgtaattttctcaTAATAGTATATTTGATTATACTAGCttggtgcccgcgcgttgcggcggcttAGAAGACAAGGACAATATAAAACATGAGCGATATGAGATGATGACGATAATAGTAAACCATGCACTTGTAGTAATCCGTAAAAATTACCATGATATATCGACaacaaacaaaagaaacatgaaaGTTGATTAGAATAGTAGTTTCAAAACGAAGTAAATAATCACATAAGACAGATGTAACTATCAACATTGTGCTGTTAATAAAAAGAAACTGTTATTATAACGTAAACACatgacaaaagaaaaataaaaataaagagaaactgttattatattttatttccaAGATTGTGGTGGAATGGATCTTAGCAACACTGTGATACGTATACAATTGTTTAGGCAACAAATGGTGTATACAATTGTTTAGACAACAATTACTAATTATTATTGCTTCTTAAGGATACGCGTTAAATAGTCAAATGGTGTATACACTTATCATTTAGAAAAAATAGTCAAAGCTTCAAAGTTGCTAAAACTACCAATggttatttatagtttttataatcaataaactAAATCCTAACACCATATTTTGGGAAACAAAGTTAGGTAGAAAATTAAAACAACCCGACTCGATTTAAaggaaataagaaaaaaaaatttctcactGCGGGAGGTTTCatgtcccactgcgccgcagtcacagCCGAGACAAAAACAAGATTTTCGAAATTTCTCACTGAGCCGCAGTGGGAGTGCACAAGCCCCACTGAGGCGCAGTGAGAGGTCAGATcagatttttttcaaaactacaTCTTGACACTTAAAATCAACTTGCAACTTCCCAActcaaaaccaaacttcataATACAACATTTCTAAGTTCAAACAAGTGTTAGACACGGAAATATGCATAACAAAAGTATCCGCTTGATCAAGCATTCATTTTACAACCAAATGGGTCGTTTACCCATATTACCCAAGTTGTCAAAGCTCCCATTTGACAGGATGTCCACTACAAACTTACAAATTCAGGATTACAAGACTTAAAATGACGACATTACAACACTTTCATACAAAAGAcacaaaatgtaccaagagccatgtGAGGTGGGATGACTAAGTATCTATACCAAAAATTCCATTCTTTAATGAATGGACGAGTACCTTCCAAAATTCCTAAATTAACTTCTTATCAACACTTCAAATCAACAAGGacttagttccttcttccggaactacctatcaaaagggtaaacaactaaaacataagcgaatgcttagtgaataaacttgcatacaaatatatatacgaaggagggcaaaaacacaaaagactatcgcatgtaggCAATGGTACCGTCATACCATCatttgcatactcacttttgcgctaacaaacacatacatggatccatatacgctaacaataatcaaagaggttcttaggcctcatctcaatacaactatggggttcttaggccccggcctcaaaattaggccctaacgccgAATTGATTACtacacacggaatccaccatcgtAAGGGAATCGACCCAATgcacatataagagta includes the following:
- the LOC122608854 gene encoding homoserine kinase-like; amino-acid sequence: MAISHQHSFLTIPSSSSSSSSCFSSPKTTNLSHLHFPSSFRINLSLSSNHEPEPIYTSVKSFAPATVANLGPGFDFLGCAVDGIGDYVTLKVDPNVNPGDISISDISGSGNSSKKLSKNPLWNCAGIAAISVMKMLNVKSVGLSLSLEKGLPLGSGLGSSAASAAAAAVAVNELFGGKLGFSDLVLAGLESEAKVSGYHADNIAPAIMGGFVLVRSYDPLEFVRLKFPSDKNLCFVLVNPEFEAPTKKMRAALPGEITMKDHIWNSSQAGALVAAVLQGDLVGLGKALSSDKIVEPRRAPLIPGMDGVKKAALEAGAFGCTISGAGPTAVAVTDDEEKGREIGERMAEAFMKHGNLKASAMVQKLDRVGARLVSSIST